ggccgggctgcagcagccctgcctggctctggAGGCCAGGGCGGATGAGGCCGGCGTGGGAGTGGGACTGGAGGCTGGGGAGAACGGAGCCCGGCTGGCTTTGGGGCTGAAGCCCCGGGCGTGAAAAGCCGGCTTGCGTCTGAGCACCGGCGTGCACCGAGCCAGGCTGCAGGCCGGGGGGCACCAGCCCgggctggtgctggagctgtaGCCCCGGGCGAAAGAGACCCGGCTGGGTTTGTACCCCAGGGTGCACCAGTCCAGGCTGGTTTTGGGACTGAAGCCCCGGGCGAAAGAGGCCTGGCTGGGTTTGCGCCCCAGGGTGCACCAAGCCGTTCTGGCTTTGGGACTGAAGCCCTGGGCGAAGGAGACCCGGCTGGGTTTGCCCCCCAGGGTGCACCAAGCCGTTCTGGCTTTGGGACTGAAGCCCTGGGCGAAGGAGGCCTGGCTGGGTTTGCCCCCCAGGGTGCACCAAGCCGTTCTGGCTTTGGGACTGAAGCCCTGGGCGAAGGAGGCCTGGCTGGGTTTGCCCCCCAGGGTGCACCAAGCCATTCTGGCTTTGGGACTGAAGCCCTGGGCGAAGGAGGCCTGGCTGGGTTTGCCCCCCAGGGTGCACCAAGCCGTTCTGGCTTTGGGACTGAAGCCCTGGGCGAAGGAGACCCGGCTGGGTTTGCCCCCCAGGGTGCACCAAGCCATTCTGGTTTGGGGGCTGAAGCCCCGGTCGAAGGAGACCTGTTTGGGTTTGCCCCCCAGGGTGCACCAAGCCATTTTGGTTTTGGGGCTGAAGCCCCGGCCGAAGGAGACCCGGCTGGGTTTGCACCcccggctgcagcagcccaggctggtTCTGGAGCTGAAGGCCCGGGCGAAGGAGGCCCGGGCGGGTCTGCCCCCCGGGGTGCACCGCCCCATGCTGGTTCTGGGATTGCAGAGCCGGGCGAATGAagcctggctggggctgggtgagGGGGcgagctgctcctggctggtTCTGGGGCTGGAGCCCCGGGAgacccaggctgggctggggctggcgctGCAGCCCCGGGTGCACTAGAGCTGGCTGTGTCTGCACCACGGGGTGAACCTGGTCCCTGGGGGGTcgggggggcagctgggggacggggacagccaGGGCGGACTGGGATACGTGCTGCAGGAggccagcctggggctgggggacgaGGACATCAGCCTGGCTCTGGTGGACGCCGTTGCCCCGAACGGACTCGAGGTGGCCACGCACACTCGTGTCAGCGACGGTCTCGTAGTCAGCCGGCTGCGGGCAGGTCATGTTCACCTCGTAGGAGGCGACCGCCACCCCGCTGAGCAGCGTTTCCTCCAGCTGCACCCTCAGGACATAGCGGTCATCCTGtgggggggacaggaggggcCGTCACACCCCCCCGTCCTGCCCCACCGGGCACCCCGCGAGCGGGAAGCAGCCTCACCTTGACCAGGACGTGGCAGCCCTCATAGCCAGAGGAGAAGATGAGCGCGCCATCTGCCCCGGTGTTGAGCCAGTGCAGGCAGATGGAGCAGTTGGCCACTTCAAAGCGGGTGCCAAACTCATCTGTGGGGatgccgggggcgggggggggggcatgagGCGGCCCTGAACCCACATCCCCTTGCTGGCCCCATCCCAGTGCACAGCACCGTGCCGCGATGCTCCCCGGGGATGTGGGTGTGCAGGGAACCCCCCCAAAGCCCACGGAAGCCACGTGGCTCAGCCCGGGGTCGGGATGGCACCAGGGGTCCCTGAGCTCCCCACTCACCCACGACCTTGAAGCGGACGGCGCGGCCCCGCGAGGGGTAGGCCAGCAGCTGCATGCCGTAGTCCCCGCAGTCGTAGCGGTACTGCAGGAGCGCCAGGGCAGAGTGCGGCCccgcgggcagcagcagcagcagcggcagcagcaagGAGCGGCTCCAGCCCATGGCGGCGCTGAGTGCAGCGCGGGGCTCTCCGTGGGGCAGCAGTGGGGCCGTGCATTTATagccatggggctggggagcaaTCAGATGACCGGCAGGGACGGGACggtgcctcctgccccacacGGGGGACGAGCCCTTCCCGGGGCTCCCACGCCAGCACGACCCCGCTGCCGCAGCCCACCAGGGCGATGCCGGGGCGGTGGGAGGAAGCGAAAGTTGTTCAAAGGAACGGCTTGTCCTGCGTCCCTGCGAATGGGGAATCGAGACTCGATGCCGTCAGGATGCTAAGCTGGACCAAGAGCAGCGACTGAAGCGGCACCATGCGGGCACCGGTGGGCTCCTTCGTCCTCCCGGGCTGCATGGCGCGGGGTCTGGCACGAGGTGATGGTGACAGCGGTGGCATCAGGCGCCCATCTGGCCATGGGACCAGGAGCGTGTCAAGGTGGGGGTGTCTTCGAATGGTCGGGGTTGGAAGGGATGCATAAAAACCACCCAGCCCAACAGCAGGAACGCCTTCCACCAGGTCacgttgcccaaagccccatccaagcTGACCCTGAGCGTTTCCAcggctggggcacccccagctcctgcgGCAGCACCGTGGGGTCCTTGGCACGCTCCaggggtgctgtggggagcagaCACAGTGCCCCCCCTTGCAAAGACCAAGGGGCGGTTGTGCCCTGATCCCCCGGGCTGCCGCTCGCCCTCGCCCTGCCCCACTTGTGGTGCTGCGGGGGAACCGAAAGTCGTCGGAAGAGCACCGTGCCCCGCTGCTGCAGGGGCTCAGGAGAACTGCTCCCGCGAATGGGGAATCgagactgctgctgccagcatggCACAGGGCCAGGGGTCCCCGCAGGCCACCCCTCGGCTCAGCCCTCACCTCCTGTGGCTGCCGCTGTGCCTGCGTGGCACCGCTGGCCGTGCTGAGCCCCGCAGGGCTGGGGTGCCCAGGGCAGGACCTGTGGCGTGACCAAGTGATGGACGGGGCACAAACACAACCAGAGCTGGGTTTTGCCCAGGCTGGGGGCACAGGCAGCGCTGCTCGGCCTCACAGCGCAGGGAAGGACCTCGCTCCCCTCGGGTCGCTGCTGACGGCAGCGTTTCATGGGTTCCCTCTGAACGCTCCCCTCCCAGGCCCCCATCCAAGTTTCCCTTCTGGGTCCTGCCCTTATTGGAGCTTAAACTCCATCACCCCGACACCGCCACCCGCTTTGGGGTTACAGCCAGCTCCAGAcctgtcccagccctgctcctcgcccagcacagccccacgcAGGCACCTCTTTGCTGCCGGCTACGATGCTGGGGTTTGAGCACTGCTTTTGACAGCCACTGTCCCACACCCAAGGAGCACTGGAGCCACCGCTCCCTCCTGGAGCTCAGCCCCCAAGCCCCAgatgcaggagctgggcacccACGGGGCATCATTCCCCCTTTGCAGGGGAATAAACTGCAGCTCCTTGGAGACAGCCAGCCCCACAAAGCAGGCTTGGTTTTCACCTTTCTTGGGAAGGCTTTGGGCTTTTTTgtgggcacagagcagcagacaCCCCTGCCCCTTTCTGCGGTCCACCAGACGGCTTCCTGAGCATCGCCTGGGGAAAAATCCCATTCCAACAGACCTGAACTCCCACCAGCTCAGCGCACCCACGCCCAGGGCAAAGGGCTGAGCCACAGGTGCTCTGCTATCAGCCTCATTAAACCTTAATGAGCACGGCAGCAGCGCAGTGCTCGGTCAGCAGTTGCGGGGGGGGGAGCACAAGCCCAGGGTCGGTGCCCAGGGCGCCTTTATTGCAGGGCTCACAGCTTGATGGAGGCGGCAGGGCCCAAGTGCAGCTCCAGGAACTGGACGATCTCCTGCCACGAGTGCTCCTGCGCCTTGGCGTGGGGTTGGGGCTCCCCACCCCACACCAcaggccgggggctgccccgcaGGCTGGAGACGCTGCAGAGGGGCGAGCCGGGGGGCTCGATGAGGTGCCCAGCCCCCGGGTAGGAGAGCAGGCGGTAGCCGTCCTGCCGCATGCGCGCGGTGGCCAGCTGGGCGAAGAGCTTGCTGTTGAAGCTGCGGTCGGCCTCCCCCACCACGAAGAGGACCTTCCCCTGGATCTTCTCCACCGGGATGGCCGAGGCGCTGCAGGCGGGGTCCCGCGGGTCGGCGAAGATGGCCGAGTTGTCCATGGCGCCCAGCTCGGTGAAGAGCATGCGCTCGGTGTGGTAGGGGATGGGGGGGATGCGGAGGCCCTTGTAGATCAGCGAGTTGCCGTGCAGGAAGGCTGTGCCGTTGATCCACACCGTGGCCACCACTTGCGGGAGGAAGGTGGCCATGGCCAGGGCCACCTCAGCCCCTTTGGACACGCCGACGACGCCCAGGCCCGGGCCTCGCACCTGTGgtaggagaggagagggagaaccTGGTGGCACCGCTCGCCCCGTGGGACGTCACCACGGTGTCCCCTGGCCACCAGCACGGCCCCAGAGCTTGGACGTCCCTGGGCACCAGCACACCGGAGTCACCCTGACATCTCTGGTCGCAAGGAAGCCATCCCTGCTCAAGGGACATCCTTGTTGGATGGGACATCCCCAGGCCCCAGGACGTCCCCACTCACATGGGCCACCCGCCGCCCTGCAGCGCTCACCTTGGGGTGCCGGAGGAGCAGGTTGGCCGCCTCCTCGAAGTACTCCAGGTCCAGCTGGGTGAGGGTGCGGGGCAGATCCTCGTAGGCGAAGAAGGCCAGCGCCAGCACCGCAAAGCCCCGGCTGGCCAGCAGCCCAGCCCGGAACTCAATGAGGCCGCCCGCGCCCCCAAACAGGTCAATCACCGCCGGGAAGGGACCTGGCCCTGCGGGCAGCACGGGACCCGTCACCACGAGGGTGCCACCGTGGAGGAACCCCCCAAGCCCCTCTCCAGCTTCAAGCCACCAGGGTGGGGGCCTGGAGACCGAAGCCCTTTGGGTCTGGGGGTGTCCCCGTGCTCacctggtggcagcagcagggccccccGGACCTGTCCCTCCCGGATGGGCACCCGCTGCACGCCGGGGCCCACATACCACCGCTCAGCCGTGCAGGCGGCCAGCGGCTCGTCCTGCGGCCCCGTCACCAGGCAGAGGCCATCGAAGACCTCCAGGTGGACGAGGAAGGGGCTGCCCGCCACGTCGCGCTTCACCAGCCGTCGGAAGAGGCTGTCGGGCTGCAGGAACCAGAAGAGCCCCATGGGCCAGACGCCAGCGTAGTTGCCCCCCAGGGCGGCGTGCCTCCCGGCGTCCACCTCGCCCGCCTCGTCGGCGCGGTAGAAGGCACGCGCTTGGAAGCGCTCGCCGTGCTCGTCCGTCAGCCAGGCCCGCAGGGTGACCAGCTGCGAGGGGGCCAGCCCCCGCACCACCACCTGCACCGCCCGGTCAGCCAGCGAGGACTGCGGCGTCACCGTCACCTCCACCATGGTGGACCTGGGGACAGAAGCGCCATGCGTCACCCCCAGCGTCCCGCCGAGCAGCCCCCCGCTCACCTCTACCCCTTCTCCCCGGCACCGGACgaggcagaggggctgcaggtgaGCTTTATGTCAAGGTCCCAGCCCCCCTCACTCAGCCTGGCCAGGCcactgcagagccaggagctccGCACAGcgccagcaccagccctgcccagggACGAGGTGCTGCGTTCACCCACGCAACGTGACCGGAAAACCAGCTGCAAGCCCCAAAACCACGGGGACGGGCTCCAAGCCCCCTCTTACCATGCGCAGGCGAAGGCTGGGCTGGTGCCGGGCCCTGGGGCAGGcggctggggagaggcagcgcCCGCCACCCACCCTGCCCTGCGCGGCCTCGGCAATCATTAACCCAGGAAGCGGCGGGAGCGCAGCCCGCCCGGCCGATGACCCTCGGCTCTGCCGCACCCCGCGGCTCCTGGAGGGTCCTTCACCCCTCCCCGTGCTCCCTCTGTGGGCGCTGCGTGTTGGGTACACCCCAAcagggggctctgcctgccGCCCTGGGGAACCCCGAGATCCTGCAATTGCAATAACCCTCCCCGTGCTTCGGGGGCTATGCGGCTGGCTTGCCCCCCCAGCATTCTGCCCATCCCCACCGGTCCAGTTTAGCGCGGACAGAAGgcacagccaggagcagaaACAGACGTTTATAGGGcaagaaaaccaaacacaaacGTGAAAAAGTACACGTGGATTTCCAGCCCCAagccccttccttcctcccacctccccacTGTCTCCCAGCCCACCCCAAACCATCCCCCCGCgagaggggcagcaggaggctgcactGCCCCACGCAGTCTCTCTCCaacctctgcagcacagcagaggtgccCCCACCCCAGTGCTTgttccgggggggggggcaagacCCCCTCCTGGAGGAaggggagccctgggggacacggGGTTGTGGTTCTCTGTAACCCTGGGAAGACAGGAGGAGACCCTCGGCAGAGATGCCAGTCTTCCCTTGAGCCACTGGAGGCGAGTCCAAAGCAGttcctctttgtttttataaagaaaaggcaaatttgGGCAGCTGAAGCAGTTCTTGGTCCAGACCCAGGCACCAACAACACCCCGGGGCTTCACAGGTCAGGGGGATGCAGCAGCTGGATCCTGCAGATCCAGGGCACTGCATGACCCCCCAGCTCCGTCCTGCTGTCTGTCCGTCACTGAGGCCCCAGAGAGGAGCAGGACCCGCAGAGCCCCGGCCGCCCGGTGCCCTGGCCTCATTCCGTGGCTGCTTTGTGCCGCACAGGCGCCTTCTGGAGCATGGCCAGCGTGTCCCGCTTCTCCACCCGCCGCAGCTGCTTCTTCTTCGCCCGCTTGAGCTTCGCTGGGTTCCGGATCTGAGGGGAAGAGGCAGCTTTCAAGCAGGTGGAAAAGCACTGCAGCTTATCCTAATGCTCCTGGGAATGTCCCCCAGCTCATGTGGCAGGGAAGAGGCAATAATCACGCCCTCTTCACCCCACCACCCTCAGCTCCCAGGTCTCTTCCCACTGGACTCACCACTTGGACAATTTCTGCCTTCCGCTCGTTCTCCAGGCGCCGCTTCAGGTTCTCCTCCCGCCGCCGCTTCTTCTCCTGTGGGCGAAGCACCAAAAACATCCCTGCAGGTCCCATCCTCCTACCTTAAACCTCAACTAGCGCTGGCCCACAGCGCAATAGAGGTACCGGCCAGGGAGCTGCACAGCTACCGCAGCACAACACCTGCACGTGCACAAAACCCACTGCACGAAGCTGAGCTGTCGGCacttcccccacctccccacacGAGGTTTGAGCTGACCGAGCGAGTTTATCCCAAGTCAGCAACTTGCAGCCTGCACGTGGCAGGACAACGGCGGGTTCGGCGTCCCGCCTGGCCGCAGTCGGTGGGGTTGTCCTCGCTGTGGGacaggcagcctgcagggccCTGCCACGGTAACACCAAGCCCAGGACACGAGCAGAGACGTGACGTCGTGCAACGGGGAGCGCGAGAAGCCTCTGCCCGCAGCCTGACTGGGCTCAGAGCTCGCCccggcacaggctgcccggCAGAACAGCCCCCAGAGGGGCCGGGCAGGTGCAGAGGGGCTGTGCGACGCGCCCCAGCCCCGTTACCTCTCGCTCCCTCTGCttgccctcctgcagctgccgcGCCAGCTCCCGGACGAGCCTCCTCTCCTGCCGCTCCTTCACCTTCCGCTCCCAGGAGGCGCGCAGGGGCTTGTCCCGGACCATCAGCGAGAACCTGCGCGGGGACACGGAgccgggcgggcagcgggggcaggcggggccgccccccctCGGCAGCCCGGGACCCGCGGGGCCCCTCCGCGAGcagcccccgcccggccccgcccgcaCCTCTTCCTGCCCGGCTCCTTCCACACCCGCCCCGACTTGGGCCTGCCCCGGGGGATGGCCGCCGCCTCCTGCCGCTTCTTGGCGGCCttgcggcggcggcgccgcggggccggggccggggccggggccggggccgggccgggcgctggGGCCGAGCTCGGGGcctccccgccgggccccgccgccgccgccgccgccccgtcCCGCTCCATGCTCCACGAGGCGCCttccccgccgcgccgcgcgaTGACGTCAGGAGCGCGCGCCGCTTCCGCGCTGACGCCGACTTCCGCCCTCCCCACCGCCATCTTTGTGCCGGGCagagtgccccccccccccccccccccccccccgcacgcCCCGCCATGTTTGTGCCGGGCAGCGGCCGCCATGTTTGTGCCGGGCAGCggcttcaccccccccccccctccgtcCCGGTGCTCGCCCCCGTCCCGGCGCTCGCCCCCCTCCCGACCCCTGCGGGCACGGAGAGACGCGAggccgcggcgggggggggggaggcgtTTATTGGGGGTCCCGCGGGGGGGCTTCCGCTGAGGCTTCGGGACCCGGGCCTGGTCCGTGGGGCCCGGGCCTGGTCCGTGGGGCCCgtgcggcggcggggccgtgcccggtTCCGCTACAGCGCCTGCGGGGCAGAGGCGGAGGAGGCCGGGCTGCAGGccgcggggggcgcggggggcgcggggcgtTGCGCGGGGCGCCGCTCACCATGCGCGTGTAGCTGTGCCGCCTGACGGCCGAGCAGCCGAAGGCCagcgccgccaccgccgcgcAGAACTCGAGCAGGCAGAAGAGCACCGCCACGGCGTCCAGCCCGTTGCTCAGCACCTGCCGGCAGCGGGGCCCCGGGGGCTGGCGGCTCGCCCGCCGGCAGctcccggtgtccccccccccggcgccccgcggcccccggctGTACCTTGGTGTTGGCGTTGAAGCACCACTCCTGCCTCAGCTGGTAGAGCGGGCCGCCGTCGCAGCCGGGGATGCTGCGAGTGATGGCCGCGGCGTGGATGAGGGTGGCCACCAGGGTGCTGAGGACGACCCCGGCGTTGACGACGCAGCAGGCCTTCACCTGTACGGGTC
This Cygnus atratus isolate AKBS03 ecotype Queensland, Australia chromosome 5, CAtr_DNAZoo_HiC_assembly, whole genome shotgun sequence DNA region includes the following protein-coding sequences:
- the ZP1 gene encoding zona pellucida sperm-binding protein 1 isoform X2, whose amino-acid sequence is MGWSRSLLLPLLLLLPAGPHSALALLQYRYDCGDYGMQLLAYPSRGRAVRFKVVDEFGTRFEVANCSICLHWLNTGADGALIFSSGYEGCHVLVKDDRYVLRVQLEETLLSGVAVASYEVNMTCPQPADYETVADTSVRGHLESVRGNGVHQSQADVLVPQPQAGLLQHVSQSALAVPVPQLPPRPPRDQVHPVVQTQPALVHPGLQRQPQPSLGLPGLQPQNQPGAARPLTQPQPGFIRPALQSQNQHGAVHPGGQTRPGLLRPGLQLQNQPGLLQPGVQTQPGLLRPGLQPPNQNGLVHPGGQTQPGLLRPGLQSQSQNGLVHPGGQTQPGLLRPGLQSQSQNGLVHPGGQTQPGLLRPGLQSQSQNGLVHPGGQTQPGLLRPGLQSQSQNGLVHPGGQTQPGLLRPGLQSQSQNGLVHPGAQTQPGLFRPGLQSQNQPGLVHPGVQTQPGLFRPGLQLQHQPGLVPPGLQPGSVHAGAQTQAGFSRPGLQPQSQPGSVLPSLQSHSHAGLIRPGLQSQAGLLQPGQPRPGLLRPALAPRPGLVRPGLQPQAQPGLLHPGLHPQPGLLRPTALFYPSAGAGTQLTREQCQVAAGRLSCVAPSGRDACLQAGCCYDDTDRATPCYYGNTATVQCLPEGHFVLVVPRGLSVQPYNLDSVRLASSTQPGCQPAQATETFVMFHFPVTQCGTTVQVIEDRLIYENQLISTIDVQPGPRGSITRDSVYILHARCIYNASELLPLRLEVAVPPTAAPMAQPGPLRLQLRIATDESYSAYHTDGDYPLVKVLRDPIYVEVRLLQKTDPNLVLVLHQCWASPSTGPAAEPQWPILVDGCPFAGDNYRTQLVPVGPASPQLPFPSHYQRFVVSTFAFVETPSMAVLEGEVYILCSASVCHLAQPEPCRPSCQLAVPSRARRSAGDRGTATAVGTVTSQGRVVFPKRPAAGRG
- the ZP1 gene encoding zona pellucida sperm-binding protein 1 isoform X1, which codes for MGWSRSLLLPLLLLLPAGPHSALALLQYRYDCGDYGMQLLAYPSRGRAVRFKVVDEFGTRFEVANCSICLHWLNTGADGALIFSSGYEGCHVLVKDDRYVLRVQLEETLLSGVAVASYEVNMTCPQPADYETVADTSVRGHLESVRGNGVHQSQADVLVPQPQAGLLQHVSQSALAVPVPQLPPRPPRDQVHPVVQTQPALVHPGLQRQPQPSLGLPGLQPQNQPGAARPLTQPQPGFIRPALQSQNQHGAVHPGGQTRPGLLRPGLQLQNQPGLLQPGVQTQPGLLRPGLQPQNQNGLVHPGGQTQTGLLRPGLQPPNQNGLVHPGGQTQPGLLRPGLQSQSQNGLVHPGGQTQPGLLRPGLQSQSQNGLVHPGGQTQPGLLRPGLQSQSQNGLVHPGGQTQPGLLRPGLQSQSQNGLVHPGGQTQPGLLRPGLQSQSQNGLVHPGAQTQPGLFRPGLQSQNQPGLVHPGVQTQPGLFRPGLQLQHQPGLVPPGLQPGSVHAGAQTQAGFSRPGLQPQSQPGSVLPSLQSHSHAGLIRPGLQSQAGLLQPGQPRPGLLRPALAPRPGLVRPGLQPQAQPGLLHPGLHPQPGLLRPTALFYPSAGAGTQLTREQCQVAAGRLSCVAPSGRDACLQAGCCYDDTDRATPCYYGNTATVQCLPEGHFVLVVPRGLSVQPYNLDSVRLASSTQPGCQPAQATETFVMFHFPVTQCGTTVQVIEDRLIYENQLISTIDVQPGPRGSITRDSVYILHARCIYNASELLPLRLEVAVPPTAAPMAQPGPLRLQLRIATDESYSAYHTDGDYPLVKVLRDPIYVEVRLLQKTDPNLVLVLHQCWASPSTGPAAEPQWPILVDGCPFAGDNYRTQLVPVGPASPQLPFPSHYQRFVVSTFAFVETPSMAVLEGEVYILCSASVCHLAQPEPCRPSCQLAVPSRARRSAGDRGTATAVGTVTSQGRVVFPKRPAAGRG
- the LOC118244478 gene encoding acyl-coenzyme A amino acid N-acyltransferase 2-like, which produces MVEVTVTPQSSLADRAVQVVVRGLAPSQLVTLRAWLTDEHGERFQARAFYRADEAGEVDAGRHAALGGNYAGVWPMGLFWFLQPDSLFRRLVKRDVAGSPFLVHLEVFDGLCLVTGPQDEPLAACTAERWYVGPGVQRVPIREGQVRGALLLPPGPGPFPAVIDLFGGAGGLIEFRAGLLASRGFAVLALAFFAYEDLPRTLTQLDLEYFEEAANLLLRHPKVRGPGLGVVGVSKGAEVALAMATFLPQVVATVWINGTAFLHGNSLIYKGLRIPPIPYHTERMLFTELGAMDNSAIFADPRDPACSASAIPVEKIQGKVLFVVGEADRSFNSKLFAQLATARMRQDGYRLLSYPGAGHLIEPPGSPLCSVSSLRGSPRPVVWGGEPQPHAKAQEHSWQEIVQFLELHLGPAASIKL
- the CCDC86 gene encoding coiled-coil domain-containing protein 86 — encoded protein: MERDGAAAAAAGPGGEAPSSAPAPGPAPAPAPAPAPRRRRRKAAKKRQEAAAIPRGRPKSGRVWKEPGRKRFSLMVRDKPLRASWERKVKERQERRLVRELARQLQEGKQREREEKKRRREENLKRRLENERKAEIVQVIRNPAKLKRAKKKQLRRVEKRDTLAMLQKAPVRHKAATE